From Coffea arabica cultivar ET-39 chromosome 2e, Coffea Arabica ET-39 HiFi, whole genome shotgun sequence, the proteins below share one genomic window:
- the LOC113731913 gene encoding probable ion channel POLLUX isoform X1, producing MTTVTSNGGSNSSTPSPSSTPNLTSRPELPPVLKRSKTISEETRTPHFPGPLFPAVRRVSTSPPSSNNRTTSASSSEVSSATTVSSSSSVSDQAFNFADRDYVYPSFLGPYATRSRVAAKSAAHNSNSTERQVTGQFSARMPSNLNVDVGNRLDSVRSIAALPPAPRPAKLKSDPSKPKSMAKLKGEKDLNSLSVQVPVTSSSLSSSTTASSSSYSPRKPPGHTSSWVLNLLKLICTLPTPYAIYLQNKVGILQEEIGDLRRLCSTGSAVGSHSINLVELGNVFSFSFFGNTDSRKLALYMVACTLITPFLVYKYLDCTPPIKNPSKGTRDSNEEVPLKKRIAYMVDVCFSVYPYAKLLALLFATLFLIGFGGLAIYAVSDGSFTEALWLSWSFVADSGNHADMVGSGPRIVSVSISSGGMLIFAMMLGLVSDAISEKVDSLRKGKSEVIESNHILILGWSDKLGSLLKQLAIANKSIGGGVVVVLAERDKEEMEMDIAKLEFDFMGTSVICRSGSPLILADLKKVSVSKARAIIVLASNENADQSDARALRVVLSLAGVKEGLRGHVVVEMSDLDNEPLVKLVGGELIETVVAHDVIGRLMIQCALQPGLAQIWEDILGFENAEFYIKRWPQLDGLHFEDVLVSFPDAIPCGVKVAAEGGKIIINPEDKYVLKEGDEILVIAEDDDTYAPGPLPEVSRGLCPRMIEPPKYPEKILFCGWRRDIDDMIMVIVLEAFLAPGSELWMFNEVPEKDREKKLTDGGLNISGLENLKLVHHEGNAVVRRHLENLPLETFDSILILADESVEDSIVHSDSRSLATLLLIRDIQSKRLPYKDTRSLPLRNSGFSQSSWIREIQQASDKSIIISEILDSRTRNLVSVSRISDYVLSNELVSMALAMVAEDKQINRVLEELFAEEGNEMCIKPAEFYLYDQEELCFYDIMIRGRQRWEIVIGFRLATAECAVINPVDKSKPRKWSLDDVFIVISKGD from the exons ATGACGACGGTGACGAGTAATGGAGGTTCGAATTCAAGTACTCCAAGCCCTAGCTCAACCCCAAATCTCACCAGTAGACCGGAGCTGCCACCGGTTCTCAAGAGATCGAAAACAATCTCGGAGGAGACGCGGACTCCACACTTCCCTGGCCCACTGTTCCCCGCTGTCCGTCGCGTCTCTACCTCCCCTCCCTCCTCAAACAACCGCACTACCTCCGCCTCCTCCTCCGAAGTTTCTAGCGCCACCACtgtctcctcctcctcctctgtcTCCGACCAGGCCTTCAATTTTGCGGATCGGGACTATGTGTACCCTTCATTTCTCGGTCCTTACGCTACTCGAAGCCGAGTTGCCGCAAAATCTGCTGCACACAATAGTAATAGCACTGAGCGGCAGGTGACGGGGCAATTTTCGGCTCGTATGCCGTCTAATTTGAATGTGGATGTTGGTAATAGACTGGACTCCGTCCGCAGTATTGCTGCCCTTCCTCCTGCTCCTCGGCCGGCGAAACTCAAGTCGGATCCTTCCAAGCCCAAATCCATGGCCAAGCTGAAAGGTGAAAAGGATCTGAATTCCTTGTCAGTTCAAGTACCGGTTACTTCGTCTTCGTTGTCATCTAGTACGACGGCTAGTTCCAGTTCTTACAGTCCTCGGAAACCTCCCGGACATACAAGTTCTTGGGTTCTTAATTTG CTTAAATTGATTTGTACATTGCCTACACCTTATGCAATCTACTTGCAAAATAAAGTGGGTATTCTTCAG GAAGAAATTGGTGATCTTCGTAGACTATGTAGCACTGGAAGTGCTGTTGGCAGTCACAGCATTAACCTTGTGGAGTTAGGAAATGTATTTTCATTTTCGTTTTTTGGTAACACTGACAGTAGAAAGCTTGCCCTTTATATGGTTGCGTGCACACTTATCACGCCATTTTTAGTGTACAAATATCTTGATTGCACTCCACCAATAAAGAACCCTTCAAAGGGGACAAGAGATAGCAATGAGGAGGTTCCACTGAAGAAGAGAATTGCTTATATGGTGGATGTTTGTTTCTCTGTCTATCCTTATGCAAAGCTACTTGCACTTCTTTTTGCCACACTATTTCTCATTGGATTTGGAGGCTTGGCAATATATGCTGTCAGTGATGGCAGCTTTACTGAAGCTCTTTGGCTCTCTTGGAGCTTCGTGGCAGACTCGGGAAATCATGCTGATATGGTTGGTTCTGGGCCACGGATTGTTTCAGTTTCTATTAGTTCAGGAGGCATGCTTATATTTGCCATGATGCTAGGGCTTGTTTCAGATGCTATTTCAGAAAAAGTGGATTCATTGCGTAAAGGCAAGAGTGAGGTTATTGAAAGCAACCATATACTTATTCTTGGATGGAGTGACAAACTG GGTTCCCTTCTGAAGCAATTAGCAATAGCAAATAAGAGCATAGGTGGTGGTGTTGTTGTTGTACTTGCAGAAAGAGACAAGGAGGAAATGGAGATGGACATAGCAAAGCTTGAATTTGACTTCATGGGTACATCAGTTATATGTAGAAGTGGCAGTCCTCTTATACTTGCTGACTTGAAAAAG GTTTCAGTCTCAAAGGCACGTGCAATCATTGTCTTGGCATCTAATGAGAATGCAGATCAG AGTGATGCACGTGCCTTGAGGGTTGTGCTTAGCCTTGCAGGAGTAAAAGAGGGATTGAGAGGTCACGTTGTCGTGGAAATGAGTGATCTTGATAACGAACCTCTAGTAAAGCTTGTTGGAGGAGAACTGATTGAAACAGTTGTAGCACATGATGTGATTGGTCGGTTGATGATACAGTGTGCTCTCCAACCTGGCCTTGCACAG ATATGGGAAGACATTTTGGGGTTTGAAAATGCAGAATTTTATATCAAAAGGTGGCCTCAACTGGATGGTTTACATTTCGAAGATGTGTTGGTATCATTTCCTGATGCAATTCCTTGTGGAGTCAAGGTTGCTGCAGAGGGTGGCAAGATAATCATTAATCCTGAAGATAAATATGTTCTAAAAGAAGGTGATGAGATTCTTGTCATAGCCGAGGATGATGACACCTATGCCCCAGGTCCCTTACCAGAG GTAAGTCGGGgcctttgtcctagaatgattgAACCTCCAAAATATCCGGAGAAAATACTTTTTTGTGGCTGGCGGCGTGACATAGATGATATGATTATGGTAATT GTACTTGAGGCATTCCTTGCTCCAGGTTCAGAGTTATGGATGTTTAACGAGGTGCCTGAAAAAGATAGAGAGAAGAAGTTAACAGATGGTGGTCTTAATATTTCAGGGTTAGAGAACCTAAAACTTGTCCATCATGAAGGCAATGCTGTCGTTAGACGTCATTTAGAAAATCTTCCTTTGGAAACATTTGATTCT ATATTGATTCTTGCAGACGAATCCGTCGAAGACTCTATTGTTCACTCAGATTCACGATCTCTTGCCACCCTCCTCCTTATTCGGGATATTCAG TCAAAGCGGCTTCCTTATAAAGATACAAGATCCCTTCCTCTAAGGAACTCTGGGTTCTCTCAAAGCTCCTGGATTCGTGAAATTCAGCAAGCTTCAGATAAATCAATAATTATTAGTGAGATACTGGATTCTAGGACTAGGAACTTGGTTTCAGTCTCCAGAATTAGTGATTATGTATTGTCAAATGAGCTGGTGAGCATGGCACTAGCCATGGTAGCAGAAGACAAACAGATCAACCGTGTGCTTGAAGAGCTATTTGCTGAAGAG GGCAACGAAATGTGCATCAAGCCAGCAGAGTTCTATCTTTATGACCAGGAAGAACTCTGCTTCTATGATATAATGATAAGGGGTCGCCAAAGATGGGAAATTGTGATTGGTTTTCGCCTTGCAACAGCTGAGTGTGCGGTAATTAACCCGGTGGACAAGTCAAAGCCACGTAAGTGGTCCCTCGATGATGTTTTTATTGTCATTTCCAAGGGTGATTGA
- the LOC113731913 gene encoding probable ion channel POLLUX isoform X3, which produces MTTVTSNGGSNSSTPSPSSTPNLTSRPELPPVLKRSKTISEETRTPHFPGPLFPAVRRVSTSPPSSNNRTTSASSSEVSSATTVSSSSSVSDQAFNFADRDYVYPSFLGPYATRSRVAAKSAAHNSNSTERQVTGQFSARMPSNLNVDVGNRLDSVRSIAALPPAPRPAKLKSDPSKPKSMAKLKGEKDLNSLSVQVPVTSSSLSSSTTASSSSYSPRKPPGHTSSWVLNLLKLICTLPTPYAIYLQNKVGILQEEIGDLRRLCSTGSAVGSHSINLVELGNVFSFSFFGNTDSRKLALYMVACTLITPFLVYKYLDCTPPIKNPSKGTRDSNEEVPLKKRIAYMVDVCFSVYPYAKLLALLFATLFLIGFGGLAIYAVSDGSFTEALWLSWSFVADSGNHADMVGSGPRIVSVSISSGGMLIFAMMLGLVSDAISEKVDSLRKGKSEVIESNHILILGWSDKLGSLLKQLAIANKSIGGGVVVVLAERDKEEMEMDIAKLEFDFMGTSVICRSGSPLILADLKKVSVSKARAIIVLASNENADQSDARALRVVLSLAGVKEGLRGHVVVEMSDLDNEPLVKLVGGELIETVVAHDVIGRLMIQCALQPGLAQIWEDILGFENAEFYIKRWPQLDGLHFEDVLVSFPDAIPCGVKVAAEGGKIIINPEDKYVLKEGDEILVIAEDDDTYAPGPLPEVSRGLCPRMIEPPKYPEKILFCGWRRDIDDMIMVIVLEAFLAPGSELWMFNEVPEKDREKKLTDGGLNISGLENLKLVHHEGNAVVRRHLENLPLETFDSILILADESVEDSIVHSDSRSLATLLLIRDIQSKRLPYKDTRSLPLRNSGFSQSSWIREIQQASDKSIIISEILDSRTRNLVSVSRISDYVLSNELVSMALAMVAEDKQINRVLEELFAEEETNTDFRCIYRATKCASSQQSSIFMTRKNSASMI; this is translated from the exons ATGACGACGGTGACGAGTAATGGAGGTTCGAATTCAAGTACTCCAAGCCCTAGCTCAACCCCAAATCTCACCAGTAGACCGGAGCTGCCACCGGTTCTCAAGAGATCGAAAACAATCTCGGAGGAGACGCGGACTCCACACTTCCCTGGCCCACTGTTCCCCGCTGTCCGTCGCGTCTCTACCTCCCCTCCCTCCTCAAACAACCGCACTACCTCCGCCTCCTCCTCCGAAGTTTCTAGCGCCACCACtgtctcctcctcctcctctgtcTCCGACCAGGCCTTCAATTTTGCGGATCGGGACTATGTGTACCCTTCATTTCTCGGTCCTTACGCTACTCGAAGCCGAGTTGCCGCAAAATCTGCTGCACACAATAGTAATAGCACTGAGCGGCAGGTGACGGGGCAATTTTCGGCTCGTATGCCGTCTAATTTGAATGTGGATGTTGGTAATAGACTGGACTCCGTCCGCAGTATTGCTGCCCTTCCTCCTGCTCCTCGGCCGGCGAAACTCAAGTCGGATCCTTCCAAGCCCAAATCCATGGCCAAGCTGAAAGGTGAAAAGGATCTGAATTCCTTGTCAGTTCAAGTACCGGTTACTTCGTCTTCGTTGTCATCTAGTACGACGGCTAGTTCCAGTTCTTACAGTCCTCGGAAACCTCCCGGACATACAAGTTCTTGGGTTCTTAATTTG CTTAAATTGATTTGTACATTGCCTACACCTTATGCAATCTACTTGCAAAATAAAGTGGGTATTCTTCAG GAAGAAATTGGTGATCTTCGTAGACTATGTAGCACTGGAAGTGCTGTTGGCAGTCACAGCATTAACCTTGTGGAGTTAGGAAATGTATTTTCATTTTCGTTTTTTGGTAACACTGACAGTAGAAAGCTTGCCCTTTATATGGTTGCGTGCACACTTATCACGCCATTTTTAGTGTACAAATATCTTGATTGCACTCCACCAATAAAGAACCCTTCAAAGGGGACAAGAGATAGCAATGAGGAGGTTCCACTGAAGAAGAGAATTGCTTATATGGTGGATGTTTGTTTCTCTGTCTATCCTTATGCAAAGCTACTTGCACTTCTTTTTGCCACACTATTTCTCATTGGATTTGGAGGCTTGGCAATATATGCTGTCAGTGATGGCAGCTTTACTGAAGCTCTTTGGCTCTCTTGGAGCTTCGTGGCAGACTCGGGAAATCATGCTGATATGGTTGGTTCTGGGCCACGGATTGTTTCAGTTTCTATTAGTTCAGGAGGCATGCTTATATTTGCCATGATGCTAGGGCTTGTTTCAGATGCTATTTCAGAAAAAGTGGATTCATTGCGTAAAGGCAAGAGTGAGGTTATTGAAAGCAACCATATACTTATTCTTGGATGGAGTGACAAACTG GGTTCCCTTCTGAAGCAATTAGCAATAGCAAATAAGAGCATAGGTGGTGGTGTTGTTGTTGTACTTGCAGAAAGAGACAAGGAGGAAATGGAGATGGACATAGCAAAGCTTGAATTTGACTTCATGGGTACATCAGTTATATGTAGAAGTGGCAGTCCTCTTATACTTGCTGACTTGAAAAAG GTTTCAGTCTCAAAGGCACGTGCAATCATTGTCTTGGCATCTAATGAGAATGCAGATCAG AGTGATGCACGTGCCTTGAGGGTTGTGCTTAGCCTTGCAGGAGTAAAAGAGGGATTGAGAGGTCACGTTGTCGTGGAAATGAGTGATCTTGATAACGAACCTCTAGTAAAGCTTGTTGGAGGAGAACTGATTGAAACAGTTGTAGCACATGATGTGATTGGTCGGTTGATGATACAGTGTGCTCTCCAACCTGGCCTTGCACAG ATATGGGAAGACATTTTGGGGTTTGAAAATGCAGAATTTTATATCAAAAGGTGGCCTCAACTGGATGGTTTACATTTCGAAGATGTGTTGGTATCATTTCCTGATGCAATTCCTTGTGGAGTCAAGGTTGCTGCAGAGGGTGGCAAGATAATCATTAATCCTGAAGATAAATATGTTCTAAAAGAAGGTGATGAGATTCTTGTCATAGCCGAGGATGATGACACCTATGCCCCAGGTCCCTTACCAGAG GTAAGTCGGGgcctttgtcctagaatgattgAACCTCCAAAATATCCGGAGAAAATACTTTTTTGTGGCTGGCGGCGTGACATAGATGATATGATTATGGTAATT GTACTTGAGGCATTCCTTGCTCCAGGTTCAGAGTTATGGATGTTTAACGAGGTGCCTGAAAAAGATAGAGAGAAGAAGTTAACAGATGGTGGTCTTAATATTTCAGGGTTAGAGAACCTAAAACTTGTCCATCATGAAGGCAATGCTGTCGTTAGACGTCATTTAGAAAATCTTCCTTTGGAAACATTTGATTCT ATATTGATTCTTGCAGACGAATCCGTCGAAGACTCTATTGTTCACTCAGATTCACGATCTCTTGCCACCCTCCTCCTTATTCGGGATATTCAG TCAAAGCGGCTTCCTTATAAAGATACAAGATCCCTTCCTCTAAGGAACTCTGGGTTCTCTCAAAGCTCCTGGATTCGTGAAATTCAGCAAGCTTCAGATAAATCAATAATTATTAGTGAGATACTGGATTCTAGGACTAGGAACTTGGTTTCAGTCTCCAGAATTAGTGATTATGTATTGTCAAATGAGCTGGTGAGCATGGCACTAGCCATGGTAGCAGAAGACAAACAGATCAACCGTGTGCTTGAAGAGCTATTTGCTGAAGAG GAAACCAACACTGACTTCCGGTGTATCTATAGGGCAACGAAATGTGCATCAAGCCAGCAGAGTTCTATCTTTATGACCAGGAAGAACTCTGCTTCTATGATATAA
- the LOC113731913 gene encoding probable ion channel POLLUX isoform X2 gives MTTVTSNGGSNSSTPSPSSTPNLTSRPELPPVLKRSKTISEETRTPHFPGPLFPAVRRVSTSPPSSNNRTTSASSSEVSSATTVSSSSSVSDQAFNFADRDYVYPSFLGPYATRSRVAAKSAAHNSNSTERQVTGQFSARMPSNLNVDVGNRLDSVRSIAALPPAPRPAKLKSDPSKPKSMAKLKGEKDLNSLSVQVPVTSSSLSSSTTASSSSYSPRKPPGHTSSWVLNLLKLICTLPTPYAIYLQNKVGILQEEIGDLRRLCSTGSAVGSHSINLVELGNVFSFSFFGNTDSRKLALYMVACTLITPFLVYKYLDCTPPIKNPSKGTRDSNEEVPLKKRIAYMVDVCFSVYPYAKLLALLFATLFLIGFGGLAIYAVSDGSFTEALWLSWSFVADSGNHADMVGSGPRIVSVSISSGGMLIFAMMLGLVSDAISEKVDSLRKGKSEVIESNHILILGWSDKLGSLLKQLAIANKSIGGGVVVVLAERDKEEMEMDIAKLEFDFMGTSVICRSGSPLILADLKKVSVSKARAIIVLASNENADQSDARALRVVLSLAGVKEGLRGHVVVEMSDLDNEPLVKLVGGELIETVVAHDVIGRLMIQCALQPGLAQIWEDILGFENAEFYIKRWPQLDGLHFEDVLVSFPDAIPCGVKVAAEGGKIIINPEDKYVLKEGDEILVIAEDDDTYAPGPLPEVSRGLCPRMIEPPKYPEKILFCGWRRDIDDMIMVLEAFLAPGSELWMFNEVPEKDREKKLTDGGLNISGLENLKLVHHEGNAVVRRHLENLPLETFDSILILADESVEDSIVHSDSRSLATLLLIRDIQSKRLPYKDTRSLPLRNSGFSQSSWIREIQQASDKSIIISEILDSRTRNLVSVSRISDYVLSNELVSMALAMVAEDKQINRVLEELFAEEGNEMCIKPAEFYLYDQEELCFYDIMIRGRQRWEIVIGFRLATAECAVINPVDKSKPRKWSLDDVFIVISKGD, from the exons ATGACGACGGTGACGAGTAATGGAGGTTCGAATTCAAGTACTCCAAGCCCTAGCTCAACCCCAAATCTCACCAGTAGACCGGAGCTGCCACCGGTTCTCAAGAGATCGAAAACAATCTCGGAGGAGACGCGGACTCCACACTTCCCTGGCCCACTGTTCCCCGCTGTCCGTCGCGTCTCTACCTCCCCTCCCTCCTCAAACAACCGCACTACCTCCGCCTCCTCCTCCGAAGTTTCTAGCGCCACCACtgtctcctcctcctcctctgtcTCCGACCAGGCCTTCAATTTTGCGGATCGGGACTATGTGTACCCTTCATTTCTCGGTCCTTACGCTACTCGAAGCCGAGTTGCCGCAAAATCTGCTGCACACAATAGTAATAGCACTGAGCGGCAGGTGACGGGGCAATTTTCGGCTCGTATGCCGTCTAATTTGAATGTGGATGTTGGTAATAGACTGGACTCCGTCCGCAGTATTGCTGCCCTTCCTCCTGCTCCTCGGCCGGCGAAACTCAAGTCGGATCCTTCCAAGCCCAAATCCATGGCCAAGCTGAAAGGTGAAAAGGATCTGAATTCCTTGTCAGTTCAAGTACCGGTTACTTCGTCTTCGTTGTCATCTAGTACGACGGCTAGTTCCAGTTCTTACAGTCCTCGGAAACCTCCCGGACATACAAGTTCTTGGGTTCTTAATTTG CTTAAATTGATTTGTACATTGCCTACACCTTATGCAATCTACTTGCAAAATAAAGTGGGTATTCTTCAG GAAGAAATTGGTGATCTTCGTAGACTATGTAGCACTGGAAGTGCTGTTGGCAGTCACAGCATTAACCTTGTGGAGTTAGGAAATGTATTTTCATTTTCGTTTTTTGGTAACACTGACAGTAGAAAGCTTGCCCTTTATATGGTTGCGTGCACACTTATCACGCCATTTTTAGTGTACAAATATCTTGATTGCACTCCACCAATAAAGAACCCTTCAAAGGGGACAAGAGATAGCAATGAGGAGGTTCCACTGAAGAAGAGAATTGCTTATATGGTGGATGTTTGTTTCTCTGTCTATCCTTATGCAAAGCTACTTGCACTTCTTTTTGCCACACTATTTCTCATTGGATTTGGAGGCTTGGCAATATATGCTGTCAGTGATGGCAGCTTTACTGAAGCTCTTTGGCTCTCTTGGAGCTTCGTGGCAGACTCGGGAAATCATGCTGATATGGTTGGTTCTGGGCCACGGATTGTTTCAGTTTCTATTAGTTCAGGAGGCATGCTTATATTTGCCATGATGCTAGGGCTTGTTTCAGATGCTATTTCAGAAAAAGTGGATTCATTGCGTAAAGGCAAGAGTGAGGTTATTGAAAGCAACCATATACTTATTCTTGGATGGAGTGACAAACTG GGTTCCCTTCTGAAGCAATTAGCAATAGCAAATAAGAGCATAGGTGGTGGTGTTGTTGTTGTACTTGCAGAAAGAGACAAGGAGGAAATGGAGATGGACATAGCAAAGCTTGAATTTGACTTCATGGGTACATCAGTTATATGTAGAAGTGGCAGTCCTCTTATACTTGCTGACTTGAAAAAG GTTTCAGTCTCAAAGGCACGTGCAATCATTGTCTTGGCATCTAATGAGAATGCAGATCAG AGTGATGCACGTGCCTTGAGGGTTGTGCTTAGCCTTGCAGGAGTAAAAGAGGGATTGAGAGGTCACGTTGTCGTGGAAATGAGTGATCTTGATAACGAACCTCTAGTAAAGCTTGTTGGAGGAGAACTGATTGAAACAGTTGTAGCACATGATGTGATTGGTCGGTTGATGATACAGTGTGCTCTCCAACCTGGCCTTGCACAG ATATGGGAAGACATTTTGGGGTTTGAAAATGCAGAATTTTATATCAAAAGGTGGCCTCAACTGGATGGTTTACATTTCGAAGATGTGTTGGTATCATTTCCTGATGCAATTCCTTGTGGAGTCAAGGTTGCTGCAGAGGGTGGCAAGATAATCATTAATCCTGAAGATAAATATGTTCTAAAAGAAGGTGATGAGATTCTTGTCATAGCCGAGGATGATGACACCTATGCCCCAGGTCCCTTACCAGAG GTAAGTCGGGgcctttgtcctagaatgattgAACCTCCAAAATATCCGGAGAAAATACTTTTTTGTGGCTGGCGGCGTGACATAGATGATATGATTATG GTACTTGAGGCATTCCTTGCTCCAGGTTCAGAGTTATGGATGTTTAACGAGGTGCCTGAAAAAGATAGAGAGAAGAAGTTAACAGATGGTGGTCTTAATATTTCAGGGTTAGAGAACCTAAAACTTGTCCATCATGAAGGCAATGCTGTCGTTAGACGTCATTTAGAAAATCTTCCTTTGGAAACATTTGATTCT ATATTGATTCTTGCAGACGAATCCGTCGAAGACTCTATTGTTCACTCAGATTCACGATCTCTTGCCACCCTCCTCCTTATTCGGGATATTCAG TCAAAGCGGCTTCCTTATAAAGATACAAGATCCCTTCCTCTAAGGAACTCTGGGTTCTCTCAAAGCTCCTGGATTCGTGAAATTCAGCAAGCTTCAGATAAATCAATAATTATTAGTGAGATACTGGATTCTAGGACTAGGAACTTGGTTTCAGTCTCCAGAATTAGTGATTATGTATTGTCAAATGAGCTGGTGAGCATGGCACTAGCCATGGTAGCAGAAGACAAACAGATCAACCGTGTGCTTGAAGAGCTATTTGCTGAAGAG GGCAACGAAATGTGCATCAAGCCAGCAGAGTTCTATCTTTATGACCAGGAAGAACTCTGCTTCTATGATATAATGATAAGGGGTCGCCAAAGATGGGAAATTGTGATTGGTTTTCGCCTTGCAACAGCTGAGTGTGCGGTAATTAACCCGGTGGACAAGTCAAAGCCACGTAAGTGGTCCCTCGATGATGTTTTTATTGTCATTTCCAAGGGTGATTGA